A single Primulina eburnea isolate SZY01 chromosome 11, ASM2296580v1, whole genome shotgun sequence DNA region contains:
- the LOC140805061 gene encoding uncharacterized protein, with amino-acid sequence MSTDGTTSPSPAVPETIFSAGSSSIGFHTLKRVATPADETMLLASKAGDLMMESFNLLLASGQMARAAFEKMGAYQKSTEARAASAQALHDEAQARIVQLQELHADALLGQSTTIDCLQGQLGEARAEIVSLKAQLEKAEARVEKLDLDARAALDNFVLATQRVAELEATLAAREADLKARAILEEEWRAAFLATAEFQQLVINKAFPYFKAGFNKCKAQVREAGLLPLEKKGILDLARAVNSLPEDGAELPAEEESEVEEDSGPETAS; translated from the exons ATGTCTACAGATGGCACTACTTCCCCCTCCCCCGCAGTGCCCGAGACCATTTTCTCGGCCGGAAGTTCGTCGATAGGCTTCCACACGCTGAAGCGAGTGGCAACTCCTGCCGATGAGACCATGCTTCTGGCTTCGAAGGCCGGGGATCTGATGATGGAGAGTTTCAATCTCCTACTAGCT AGCGGGCAAATGGCTAGAGCGGCCTTTGAGAAGATGGGTGCTTATCAAAAAAGCACTGAGGCCCGGGCAGCCTCCGCCCAGGCTCTCCATGATGAGGCCCAGGCCCGCATAGTTCAGCTCCAAGAGCTCCATGCGGATGCCCTCCTTGGCCAGAGCACCACAATAGACTGCTTGCAGGGCCAGCTCGGGGAGGCTCGGGCAGAAATCGTCTCGCTGAAGGCTCAATTGGAGAAGGCAGAGGCCAGGGTTGAAAAGTTAGATTTAGATGCACGGGCTGCCCTGGATAATTTCGTGCTGGCCACTCAGAGGGTGGCTGAGCTGGAGGCTACTCTTGCAGCCCGGGAAGCGGATCTTAAGGCTCGGGCCATTTTAGAAGAGGAGTGGCGGGCTGCTTTCCTTGCTACTGCAGAATTTCAGCAGCTGGTGATAAATAAAGCATTTCCTTATTTCAAGGCGGGCTTTAATAAATGCAAAGCGCAAGTGAGGGAAGCCGGCCTTCTGCCTCTGGAAAAGAAAGGCATACTGGACTTAGCCCGGGCTGTTAACTCCCTGCCCGAGGACGGTGCTGAGCTCCCGGCTGAGGAGGAATCCGAGGTGGAGGAGGACTCGGGGCCAGAGACTGCTTCTTAA